The proteins below come from a single Oncorhynchus gorbuscha isolate QuinsamMale2020 ecotype Even-year linkage group LG12, OgorEven_v1.0, whole genome shotgun sequence genomic window:
- the LOC123991301 gene encoding basic helix-loop-helix domain-containing protein USF3, with protein sequence MPEMTENQTPGHKPRKKKNKESHNAVERQRKEKINAGINRIGDLLPCSQALKQSKNMILDQAYRYIIELQKQNDAMLLKGGDLVQAEEIRRLRHQLDELRKESGHYIELLKAHDINFLDDPTVHWKGKLRCAKVAKVAPTHQLPKRIIVYSNGNVIRPAGKEPSPASDQGKQHAEAVIVQSSCDITAGVRVNRVLKHVSVPSSAPPLLPGATLAPTGSIPGIRLVEQCVVEAPSAPKLPPSVSYFTLQGLCPLPTVTTALPQQPQPATPAPSLNVAASLATQLPLQPVPSLTALPQVITTQNAASRTTIPSSSTLLRASAAGSTQTTWTTLQLAGNTVQPVCQSLSTQETTTTGQQVSVCPMGTKPSVQPIHIQMRPQVPIQLQAPITAHIQAQPSIQRTPQLRPAILAQHQPQPVMAPKPQCAILPQSAIIPQPAVVAHSAMMSQPQPAVLQPGTVLPHPQTALMSQPHPQTSVMPLLQTMQVLQVNPAGTTVAGVTAPQKTNNPNVVILQQTNPCSAQSVVREDLTNQTPCQHIVIIQASNQPPPAPPQNPQVGMVPTTAPVMPNQIVTTSCPTSTTGQQIFGGKQLVHILPRPVPQTQAPPVPPTPQTITVNGQVFSLQPMKTSDKYGSQGGQSSLQLIQPTTVEEPTTNVALHTLGALSSLNQSISQGMPPCISTQSNVQLTLAPPSYSIVPQQPSSVTVSAAPHSSPVSQLSIPSVTPPRTGLTVGTGKASRRQPGTASMPRTKRATTKRTKLVRKKEPKRGQTSRTVTIAAKPVAVTGDRQEQEATVVQGTPSSAAGTIQPKPGPVNTTVNTSSVSSIEASTQSRPVSSVGSPQSTPKDGSVNAATHSGPTVSSACTTHSRASVANATSVTLCTSTVGISSTQSQLIITSVVSPSAVTTITCAADTPTVSAIVSSQSKQSAVAPSDSSTHLRPIVTQNRQPVTTTVNTVQARLAATNGSSRQSRSMLISAFSTETRATSMGVTSSAACRPSVSTVSSIESTPMVSLQSAQLTSSTGQTKPANRQESLPTTQTQSQPVAFPSVPSTPTPCSSALSFSSTSLTVPMTMPSEEYRKRVTCNRSSNQQMTMPTSTPKPSHRAELKVTAVSGREKEPQAEGHPSAAMEKGSVRNNAAPSRKDSTLPQQVYTLENEAPDQPQTPSRQTDSPMSGGAGGGMGFSVASMLPTGHSVSSSPSHFGPFTFTTEQADILAMLEQNSPGRRVGGCTVDNPTGSTNNPTPAWDPNPKSQQASSSKERGAGQQTKLTKQMETPAAKPPSQLSVRGQAGEVAGSAASGVRHPQNLSYSQSQPQSQAQSGTASTLSVNNLIRPSSRQQQAYPGSPSLAGQQGSVPSPAGNSAHVSQPSTPGLPPCSGSVQLNEYTPLKSAHMRPQVGVGEPRHIKDVSKRPAQDDVMLSSSNKRHKACPSNSNVGCMEVKPLDHSQMMVPQLPPTSSSIMTRINPDGVGTLFSGNTFMSTVLRPTESHCTPQLPVQEHNQPGVLHLPQGHPQHGAPQLGQHLGGNPYLKQQQQEQQRHHLYQLQHHLTQPDPAQLHSLHQRALQQEQHVQKKRVLVGGGHGGPPVGLQQKQHHLEKTGVQQQQHHQQSHQQHQQQSQQQHQQQTHQQQQHQQQSQHQQSHQQQHQQQTQQQQQHQQQAQSQQHHQQHPQQQSSHSRHQHLQQQQIQQQQQQQQQHFGSRHQEKSCEGQPGPAGPRAHHSSHLAQQEHLKSGQDHSTMQRLMSSRNLEQQLTSQPSNPASRPSDLGCAPSRQERHRVSSYSAESLIGKSSSTGEQQQQQRMGLHLQATRGTTQEQPDLRGYLDTSRVKGNVAHNPQSRLPPDHPGSADVQRISECPPFKTLSGAGGGHQLGGFEVQVSRGGDMTPKSGPSSQRGQQGGFRMGLGPPGDGRPRGGYSGPHPGTQGVHIGAPGLPLDQEGCQQSFMQSLLEQTNHQRAVQCCPPVSMEYGCVPGSSAGDMQAKASSPSVPPTQKASAMRLGEGNKGHIPQGSGNMGAHPGVRAGLPHPPTPHSSSEPGRTPAPSRPPTSVSQRSRHITQEAQSGKLRPGERQRSGSLRPGNPFEPDVHLLGRPQSGGEARRSSIVRFMADNAQVAGDNNLVPDQHLAQNFGFPFIPEGGMNPPPPINANSTFIPPVSQPNSSRPSALLPVEPQNTLPSFYPSYPSAAHPSDIPLQYFSNQMFTSPGTDKSSSAPLNNRFGSILSPPRPVGFAQASFPLLSDMPPMPISNSSGITPHLSNFSLTSLFPEIATAMQPDGSAMPMSPLLSLSNTSSADSGKQPNRPAHNISHILGHDGSSAV encoded by the exons TTGAGAGACAGCGAAAAGAGAAGATCAACGCTGGAATTAACCGTATTGGGGACCTTCTACCCTGTTCCCAGGCACTGAAGCAG AGTAAGAACATGATCCTGGACCAGGCCTACCGTTACATAATTGAGCTGCAGAAACAAAATGATGCCATGCTTCTCAAGGGAGGAGACCTAGTACAAG CTGAGGAGATCCGGCGATTGCGGCATCAGCTGGACGAGCTGCGGAAGGAGAGCGGCCATTACATTGAACTGCTAAAAGCCCACGACATCAACTTCCTGGACGACCCCACTGTCCACTGGAAGGGCAAGTTGCGCTGTGCAAAGGTTGCCAAAGTAGCGCCCACTCACCAGCTCCCCAAAAGAATTATTGTCTACTCCAATGGAAATGTGATACGCCCAGCAGGAAAGGAACCTAGTCCAGCCTCCGATCAGGGGAAGCAACATGCTGAGGCTGTGATTGTTCAGTCATCTTGTGACATTACAGCAGGGGTAAGGGTGAACAGGGTTCTTAAGCACGTCAGCGTCCCTTCCTCTGCCCCTCCGCTCCTCCCCGGGGCAACCCTTGCCCCTACAGGGTCTATACCTGGCATCAGGCTGGTGGAACAGTGTGTAGTAGAGGCACCTTCAGCCCCAAAACTGCCGCCCTCTGTGTCCTACTTCACCCTCCAGGGTCTCTGCCCTCTCCCGACTGTCACCACCGCCTTGCCACAGCAGCCCCAGCCTGCCACCCCAGCCCCTAGTCTCAACGTCGCAGCCAGTCTGGCCACCCAACTCCCTCTCCAGCCTGTCCCCAGCCTTACAGCCCTTCCCCAGGTTATAACCACCCAGAACGCTGCCAGCAGGACGACTATCCCCAGCAGCTCAACCCTCCTCAGGGCCAGTGCAGCAGGGAGCACACAGACCACCTGGACTACCCTACAGCTGGCTGGGAACACAGTGCAACCTGTCTGCCAGTCTCTCTCCACACAGGAGACTACCACCACTGGGCAGCAGGTGTCTGTATGCCCCATGGGCACTAAACCATCAGTTCAACCCATTCATATTCAAATGAGGCCACAGGTACCCATACAGCTCCAGGCACCCATCACTGCCCATATCCAAGCCCAGCCCTCCATACAGAGGACACCCCAGCTTCGGCCAGCTATCCTTGCCCAGCACCAGCCTCAGCCAGTCATGGCCCCCAAGCCACAGTGTGCCATCCTCCCTCAGTCAGCCATAATTCCCCAGCCTGCTGTGGTAGCCCACTCAGCTATGATGTCACAACCTCAACCTGCTGTACTACAACCGGGAACAGTACTCCCCCATCCACAGACTGCCCTGATGAGTCAGCCCCACCCCCAGACATCTGTGATGCCCCTCCTCCAGACCATGCAAGTATTGCAAGTAAACCCTGCAGGGACAACAGTTGCTGGGGTAACGGCTCCTCAGAAGACTAACAACCCGAATGTTGTCATCCTACAGCAGACTAATCCTTGCTCAGCCCAGTCGGTTGTCAGGGAGGACTTAACCAATCAGACGCCTTGCCAGCACATCGTCATCATCCAGGCCTCCAATCAGCCTCCACCTGCTCCTCCTCAGAACCCTCAGGTTGGCATGGTGCCCACTACAGCACCTGTCATGCCCAATCAGATTGTCACAACCAGCTGCCCAACTTCCACCACTGGGCAACAGATATTTGGGGGTAAACAGTTGGTCCACATTCTACCCCGTCCTGTCCCTCAAACCCAGGCCCCCCCGGTTCCCCCGACCCCTCAGACCATCACTGTGAACGGCCAGGTGTTTTCCCTGCAGCCTATGAAGACCTCGGATAAGTATGGCTCTCAGGGTGGCCAGAGCAGTCTCCAGCTTATCCAGCCCACCACTGTTGAGGAGCCCACCACCAACGTGGCTCTGCACACCCTGGGAGCCCTCAGCAGTCTCAACCAGAGCATCTCACAGGGCATGCCGCCATGCATCTCCACCCAGAGTAATGTCCAGCTGACCCTTGCCCCACCATCCTACTCTATAGTGCCACAACAGCCATCTTCTGTCACGGTTTCAGCAGCTCCACACAGTTCCCCTGTCAGTCAGCTCTCGATCCCCAGTGTGACTCCACCCAGAACAGGTCTGACGGTGGGTACAGGGAAGGCCTCGCGGAGACAGCCTGGCACAGCTTCAATGCCCAGAACTAAGAGAGCCACCACCAAGAGGACCAAGTTGGTTAGGAAGAAGGAGCCGAAACGGGGGCAGACTAGTCGTACTGTCACCATTGCAGCCAAGCCAGTGGCTGTAACAGGGGACCGTCAGGAACAAGAGGCCACTGTGGTTCAGGGAACCCCATCCTCTGCTGCTGGGACAATACAGCCAAAGCCTGGCCCTGTCAACACCACAGTGAACACATCCTCGGTTAGTAGTATTGAGGCTTCCACACAGAGCAGACCTGTGAGTAGTGTTGGCTCTCCACAGTCCACACCTAAAGATGGTAGTGTCAATGCTGCTACACATAGTGGGCCAACTGTCTCCAGTGCATGCACAACACACAGTAGAGCCTCTGTGGCAAATGCCACTAGTGTCACTCTGTGTACATCAACAGTCGGTATCAGCTCCACACAGAGTCAACTCATTATCACTAGTGTTGTGAGTCCATCTGCAGTCACCACTATCACGTGTGCAGCAGATACTCCTACAGTCAGTGCTATTGTTTCTTCCCAGAGTAAACAATCTGCTGTCGCCCCTAGTGACAGCTCCACTCACCTTAGACCTATAGTCACACAGAACAGACAGCCTGTCActactactgtcaacactgtgcAAGCTAGATTAGCTGCCACCAATGGCAGTTCTAGACAGAGCAGATCTATGCTGATCAGTGCCTTTTCCACAGAGACTAGAGCCACATCTATGGGTGTGACGTCGTCAGCAGCATGTCGACCCTCAGTCAGCACTGTAAGCTCAATAGAAAGTACACCAATGGTGTCTCTCCAGTCTGCTCAGCTCACCTCATCAACGGGTCAGACCAAGCCAGCCAACCGCCAGGAGTCTCTGCCTACaacccagacccagtcccagcCTGTGGCTTTTCCCTCTGTCCCATCCACACCAACCCCCTGCTCCAGTGCACTGTCTTTCTCTTCAACTTCTCTAACAGTTCCCATGACCATGCCATCAGAAGAATACAGGAAGCGGGTCACCTGCAATAGATCCTCAAACCAGCAAATGACCATGCCCacttccacccccaaaccatccCATCGTGCTGAGCTGAAAGTGACAGCGGTGTCCGGCAGGGAGAAGGAGCCTCAGGCAGAAGGCCACCCCAGTGCAGCAATGGAGAAAGGGAGTGTGAGGAATAATGCAGCGCCCTCTAGAAAGGACTCCACTCTCCCACAGCAGGTGTACACACTAGAAAATGAGGCCCCGGATCAGCCTCAGACTCCCAGCAGACAGACTGACTCACCCATGTCTGGTGGAGCAGGTGGCGGAATGGGCTTCTCTGTGGCGTCCATGCTTCCTACTGGCCACAGTGTCAGTTCCTCGCCGAGTCATTTTGGACCATTTACTTTTACCACAGAGCAGGCTGATATCCTGGCTATGTTGGAGCAGAACAGTCctgggaggagggtggggggctGCACCGTGGACAACCCCACCGGCTCCACAAACAACCCAACGCCTGCATGGGATCCCAACCCCAAGTCCCAGCAAGCCTCCAGCAGCAAAGAGAGGGGGGCTGGACAACAGACGAAGCTCACCAAACAGATGGAAACTCCAGCGGCTAAACCCCCATCACAGTTGTCTGTCAGGGGCCAGGCTGGAGAAGTAGCAGGCAGTGCAGCCAGCGGAGTCAGACATCCGCAGAACCTCTCCTACTCCCAGTCCCAACCCCAGAGCCAAGCCCAGTCTGGTACTGCCAGCACCCTCAGTGTCAACAACCTGATCCGGCCCAGCTCCCGTCAGCAGCAGGCCTACCCAGGCTCCCCCAGTCTGGCTGGGCAGCAGGGCTCAGTCCCATCCCCTGCGGGGAACTCAGCCCATGTCTCCCAGCCCTCCACCCCTGGCCTTCCTCCCTGCTCGGGCTCAGTCCAACTGAACGAGTACACTCCCCTTAAGAGTGCCCATATGAGGCCCCAGGTGGGGGTGGGTGAGCCACGACACATCAAGGACGTGTCCAAGCGGCCAGCCCAGGACGATGTGATGCTGTCCAGCAGTAACAAGCGACATAAGGCCTGCCCATCGAACTCCAACGTGGGCTGCATGGAGGTCAAACCCCTGGACCACAGCCAGATGATGGTACCCCAACTTCCCCCGACCTCCTCATCCATCATGACCAGGATCAACCCTGATGGAGTTGGCACCCTGTTCTCAGGCAACACCTTCATGAGTACGGTGCTTAGACCCACCGAGAGCCACTGTACCCCCCAGCTGCCCGTACAGGAACACAACCAACCAGGTGTGCTCCACCTGCCTCAGGGCCACCCCCAGCATGGTGCACCCCAGCTGGGCCAACACCTCGGGGGGAACCCCTACCTGAAGCAGCAGCAACAGGAGCAGCAGAGGCACCACCTGTACCAGCTCCAGCACCACTTGACCCAGCCTGACCCTGCACAGCTCCACAGCCTTCACCAGAGGGCGCTGCAGCAGGAGCAGCACGTCCAGAAGAAGCGGGTGCTGGTTGGAGGGGGTCATGGCGGCCCTCCTGTGGGCCTGCAACAGAAACAACACCACCTGGAGAAGACTGGAGTTCAACAGCAGCAGCATCATCAACAAtcacaccaacaacaccaacaacagtcTCAACAACAGCACCAACAGCAAACACACCAACAGCAGCAGCACCAACAACAGTCACAACATCAACAGTCTCATCAACAACAGCACCAACAGCAaacacaacagcaacagcaacaccaACAACAAGCCCAGTCACagcaacatcatcaacaacaccCTCAACAGCAGAGCTCCCACTCCAGACACCAGCACCTCCAGCAGCAACAGatccagcagcagcaacaacagcagcagcagcactttGGGTCGCGGCACCAAGAGAAGAGCTGTGAGGGCCAGCCAGGACCAGCAGGACCCAGAGCTCACCACAGCAGCCACCTGGCCCAGCAGGAACACCTCAAG TCTGGTCAGGACCACAGTACCATGCAGAGGCTGATGAGCTCTAGGAACCTGGAGCAGCAACTGACTTCCCAGCCCAGCAACCCTGCCTCTCGACCCTCCGACCTGGGCTGTGCCCCATCGCGCCAGGAACGCCACCGGGTCTCCAGCTACTCAGCAGAGTCTCTCATTGGGAAGAGTTCCTCCACTGgtgagcagcagcaacagcagcgcATGGGGCTCCATCTCCAGGCTACACGTGGTACTACACAGGAGCAACCAGACCTACGGGGCTACCTGGACACATCCAGAGTGAAGGGCAACGTCGCACATAACCCTCAGAGCAGGCTGCCCCCAGACCACCCTGGTTCTGCAGACGTCCAGAGGATTTCTGAGTGTCCTCCGTTTAAAACGCTGAGCGGTGCTGGAGGGGGGCATCAACTGGGGGGCTTCGAGGTCCAGGTGTCCCGTGGCGGGGACATGACACCTAAATCAGGTCCTTCCTCTCAGAGAGGGCAGCAGGGGGGATTCCGAATGGGACTGGGGCCTCCAGGGGATGGGCGACCCCGTGGTGGGTACAGTGGACCCCATCCTGGGACACAGGGGGTGCATATTGGTGCTCCAGGGCTTCCTCTGGACCAGGAGGGGTGTCAACAGAGCTTCATGCAGAGTCTCCTGGAGCAGACCAACCACCAGAGGGCAGTCCAGTGCTGTCCTCCGGTCAGTATGGAGTACGGCTGTGTGCCTGGCAGCTCTGCAGGGGACATGCAGGCTAAAGCATCCAGCCCCAGTGTTCCTCCCACACAGAAGGCCTCAGCTATGAGGCTTGGGGAGGGCAACAAGGGCCACATCCCTCAGGGTAGTGGGAACATGGGTGCCCACCCAGGGGTACGGGCAGgcctcccccaccctcctaccCCCCACAGCAGCTCCGAGCCAGGCCGCACCCCTGCCCCCTCCAGACCCCCCACCTCAGTCAGCCAGCGCTCCCGCCACATCACCCAGGAGGCCCAGAGCGGGAAGTTGAGGCCTGGGGAGCGACAACGGTCAGGCAGCCTGAGACCTGGGAATCCCTTTGAGCCTGACGTCCACCTGCTGGGTCGACCACAGTCCGGGGGTGAGGCACGGCGCAGCAGTATCGTCCGCTTTATGGCAGACAATGCCCAGGTTGCTGGGGACAACAACCTTGTGCCTGACCAACACCTGGCCCAGAACTTTGGCTTCCCCTTCATCCCGGAAGGAGGGATGaatccccctcctcctatcaaCGCCAACTCTACCTTTATCCCTCCTGTCAGCCAGCCCAACTCCTCCCGCCCCTCAGCCCTGCTACCCGTAGAACCCCAGAACACCTtaccctccttctatccctcctaCCCCTCTGCCGCCCACCCCAGCGACATACCCCTCCAGTACTTCTCCAACCAGATGTTCACCAGCCCCGGAACCGACAAAAGCAGCTCTGCCCCCCTCAACAACCGCTTCGGCTCCATCCTGTCCCCCCCGCGTCCCGTAGGGTTCGCCCAGGCCAGCTTCCCCCTACTCTCAGACATGCCCCCTATGCCCATCAGCAACTCCTCTGGCATTACCCCACACCTGTCCAACTTCAGCCTCACCTCGCTGTTCCCAGAGATCGCCACAGCAATGCAGCCTGATGGTTCTGCGATGCCCATGTCCCCCCTGTTGTCCCTCTCCAACACTTCCTCTGCAGACTCGGGCAAACAGCCCAACCGCCCCGCCCACAACATCAGCCATATCCTAGGGCATGATGGGAGCTCTGCCGTGTAG